In Streptomyces sp. SN-593, a single genomic region encodes these proteins:
- a CDS encoding NADPH:quinone reductase, with translation MKAIVYTSSGGPDVLTLTDRQVPEPGPGEVRVKVHVSGVNPTDWKSRERADPAEAQVPNQDGSGVVDAVGEGVPASRVGERVWLWESAHQRPDGTAQEFTTIPADRAVPLPDSASFDLGASVGVPALTAHRALTVAEFGPARLAPGALDGRTVLVAGGAGAVGNAAIQLARWAGATVVTTVSGPEKAALATAAGAHHVVNYREQDAAAEIRRIAPDGVHVVVEVAPAHNAALDVAVAANNAVIAFYADDAVDFTAPVRGSMAQNLRWQGLLLYTVPAEAKKEGVAAVSAALADGALRAGPEAGLPFHRFPLERTADAHEAVRGGAVGKVLIDVAS, from the coding sequence ATGAAGGCGATCGTTTACACCAGCAGCGGCGGCCCCGACGTGCTCACCCTCACCGACCGGCAGGTGCCCGAACCCGGGCCGGGCGAGGTGCGGGTGAAGGTCCACGTCTCCGGCGTCAACCCGACCGACTGGAAGTCCCGCGAGCGCGCGGACCCGGCCGAGGCCCAGGTGCCCAACCAGGACGGCTCCGGCGTGGTCGACGCGGTCGGCGAGGGCGTGCCCGCCTCGCGGGTCGGCGAACGCGTGTGGCTGTGGGAGTCGGCGCACCAGCGCCCCGACGGCACCGCGCAGGAGTTCACCACGATCCCGGCCGACCGGGCCGTGCCGCTGCCGGACAGTGCGTCGTTCGACCTCGGCGCCAGCGTCGGGGTGCCCGCGCTCACCGCCCACCGCGCCCTGACCGTCGCGGAGTTCGGCCCCGCCCGGCTGGCCCCCGGCGCCCTCGACGGCCGCACCGTCCTGGTCGCCGGCGGCGCGGGCGCGGTCGGCAACGCCGCGATCCAGCTCGCCCGCTGGGCCGGCGCCACCGTCGTGACCACGGTCAGCGGGCCGGAGAAGGCCGCGCTGGCCACCGCGGCCGGCGCGCACCACGTCGTCAACTACCGCGAGCAGGACGCCGCGGCCGAGATCCGGCGGATCGCGCCGGACGGCGTGCACGTCGTGGTCGAGGTCGCCCCCGCGCACAACGCCGCACTGGACGTCGCCGTCGCAGCCAACAACGCGGTGATCGCGTTCTACGCGGACGACGCGGTCGACTTCACCGCGCCCGTGCGCGGCTCCATGGCCCAGAACCTGCGCTGGCAGGGGCTGTTGCTCTACACGGTGCCGGCCGAGGCGAAGAAGGAAGGGGTGGCCGCGGTCTCCGCCGCACTGGCCGACGGCGCGCTGCGGGCCGGCCCCGAGGCGGGGCTGCCGTTCCACCGCTTCCCGCTGGAGCGGACCGCGGACGCCCACGAGGCGGTGCGGGGAGGAGCGGTCGGGAAGGTGCTGATCGACGTGGCGTCGTAG
- a CDS encoding SDR family NAD(P)-dependent oxidoreductase: MTIIFITGANKGLGREAARRLVALGHTVLLGARDRERGEEAAAALGARHVPIDVTDDASVAAAASDVASREGRIDVLVNNAGVHGPFGDPGGLTATDALAVLDVNVVGVVRTTTAFLPLLRRSHDPAIINVSSGMGSLALTHDPSRPESGVVAPLYTASKAALTMLTTQYAKGLPGIRVNAVDPGYTATDLNGHSGPQTVTEGTDAVVALATEGPGAGSGRFVARDGEIAWS, translated from the coding sequence ATGACGATCATCTTCATCACCGGAGCCAACAAGGGGCTCGGGCGCGAGGCCGCCCGCCGCCTGGTCGCGCTCGGACACACCGTGCTCCTCGGCGCGCGCGACCGCGAGCGGGGCGAGGAGGCGGCCGCCGCGCTGGGCGCCCGCCACGTTCCCATCGACGTGACCGACGACGCGTCCGTGGCGGCCGCTGCCTCCGACGTCGCCTCCCGCGAGGGCCGGATCGACGTCCTGGTCAACAACGCCGGCGTGCACGGCCCCTTCGGCGACCCCGGCGGCCTCACCGCCACCGACGCGCTCGCCGTCCTCGACGTCAACGTCGTCGGCGTCGTCCGCACCACCACCGCGTTCCTGCCGCTGCTGCGCCGCTCGCACGACCCGGCGATCATCAACGTCAGCAGCGGCATGGGCTCCCTCGCCCTCACCCACGACCCGTCCCGGCCCGAGTCGGGCGTGGTCGCGCCGCTGTACACCGCGTCCAAGGCGGCGCTGACCATGCTGACCACGCAGTACGCCAAGGGGCTGCCCGGCATCCGTGTCAACGCCGTGGATCCCGGCTACACCGCCACCGACCTGAACGGCCACAGCGGTCCGCAGACCGTCACGGAGGGCACCGACGCCGTCGTCGCGCTCGCCACCGAGGGGCCGGGGGCCGGCAGCGGGCGCTTCGTCGCGCGCGACGGCGAGATCGCCTGGTCCTGA
- a CDS encoding helix-turn-helix transcriptional regulator, with product MIRTWRDRLSPSAVGLPAGHGRRAAGLRREELAELAGVSVDYVVRLEQGRATTPSVGVTASLARALRLSTAETDHLYRLAGLVPPDGGAISDHLPPGLRRVLTRLQSAPAAVFAADWQLLWWNREWAALLGDPAGAPPRLRNFARDRFPVDGGPARLARWPVAEADRDATDAAVVSDLRRATGRFPQDRRLAALIRELSAGNARFAELWATGAVAAHREDRKTIDHPEAGPVTVDCDVLSDGDFERKIVIMTAAAGSEDEARLRRIAATGPRSTVP from the coding sequence ATGATCCGCACCTGGCGGGACCGCCTCTCCCCTTCCGCCGTCGGACTGCCGGCGGGGCACGGCCGGCGGGCCGCCGGACTGCGGCGCGAGGAACTGGCCGAACTCGCCGGGGTGTCGGTCGACTACGTCGTCCGCCTCGAACAGGGGCGTGCCACGACCCCCTCGGTCGGGGTGACCGCGTCCCTGGCGCGTGCCCTGCGCCTTTCCACCGCCGAGACCGACCACCTGTACCGGCTGGCCGGACTGGTGCCGCCCGACGGCGGCGCGATCTCCGACCACCTCCCGCCCGGCCTGCGCCGCGTGCTCACCCGGCTCCAGAGCGCCCCGGCCGCGGTCTTCGCGGCGGACTGGCAACTGCTGTGGTGGAACCGCGAGTGGGCCGCGCTGCTCGGCGACCCCGCCGGCGCCCCGCCGCGGCTGCGCAACTTCGCCCGCGACCGCTTCCCGGTGGACGGCGGCCCCGCCCGCCTCGCACGGTGGCCCGTGGCCGAGGCGGACCGCGACGCCACCGACGCCGCCGTCGTCTCCGACCTGCGCCGCGCCACCGGCCGCTTCCCGCAGGACCGGCGCCTGGCCGCGCTGATCCGCGAACTCTCCGCGGGCAACGCGCGGTTCGCCGAACTGTGGGCGACCGGCGCGGTCGCCGCGCACCGCGAGGACCGCAAGACGATCGACCACCCGGAGGCGGGCCCGGTGACGGTGGACTGCGACGTCCTGTCCGACGGCGACTTCGAGCGGAAGATCGTCATCATGACCGCCGCGGCCGGCAGCGAGGACGAGGCCCGGCTCCGGCGCATCGCCGCGACCGGCCCGCGGTCCACCGTGCCGTAG
- a CDS encoding GNAT family N-acetyltransferase, protein MSTPHATIRHALIEDLDAICGVHARARATYYEGHLPSESYSGPAELERQRAGTARAITSRERVVLCAMRQDHIVGFAVLGARFDGDTLFHFHIDPEVWRTGTGTALHQACVAEWRAAGVALARLEVFAPNARARAFYAKQGWEEDGREDDHVTMRLRIPRRPAPDLTAAATPAPSSRP, encoded by the coding sequence ATGAGCACCCCGCACGCCACGATCCGGCACGCCTTGATCGAGGACCTGGACGCGATCTGCGGCGTCCACGCCCGCGCCAGGGCCACGTACTACGAGGGGCACCTGCCGAGCGAGTCGTACAGCGGCCCGGCCGAGTTGGAGCGGCAACGGGCGGGTACCGCGCGCGCGATCACCTCGCGGGAGCGGGTCGTGCTGTGCGCGATGCGCCAGGACCACATCGTCGGGTTCGCGGTGCTGGGCGCCCGGTTCGACGGGGACACGCTCTTCCACTTCCACATCGACCCGGAGGTGTGGCGCACCGGCACCGGCACCGCGCTGCACCAGGCGTGCGTCGCCGAGTGGCGGGCCGCCGGGGTCGCCCTGGCCCGCCTGGAGGTCTTCGCGCCGAACGCCCGCGCCCGCGCCTTCTACGCCAAGCAGGGCTGGGAGGAGGACGGCCGCGAGGACGACCACGTCACCATGCGGTTGCGCATCCCCCGCCGCCCGGCCCCGGACCTGACCGCGGCCGCGACCCCGGCGCCCTCCTCCAGGCCCTAG
- a CDS encoding class A beta-lactamase-related serine hydrolase, whose protein sequence is MPPPHVEEPHPAEQASDADQASDALPAPHAEDHAEPTGEGAGAPEPALRLVAPGAIPVAGAGPEPAPASARPWTRPLLISVTALAAMAVLTLATIVQSPSAKAGSDTGSTADASTPKATATRTTTPSAAAATTTPSTAPTATSDPAAAAATRTTAGADAAVTAAVRALGVSGNVSVAVTEAGAGTTAGVDADTGTATGTVTPVTGAYATGATSYDTASIVKVDILATLLLQDQKAGTHLTATQKTLATAMIEQSDNDAALDLWHDIGRGAGLATANASFGLDHTVGGDGDLWGLTQTTASDQIALLHAVFDSDSPLSSSSRAYISGLMGSVVDGERWGVSAADSDSSGYALKNGWLQRSATGLWDINSIGEVSYDGNSLLVSVLSSGQQSEQGGIDQVERVAAAAARAYVAAA, encoded by the coding sequence GTGCCACCGCCCCACGTCGAGGAACCGCACCCCGCCGAGCAGGCGTCCGACGCCGACCAAGCGTCCGACGCGCTACCGGCACCGCACGCGGAGGACCACGCGGAACCCACGGGAGAGGGCGCCGGCGCCCCCGAGCCCGCTCTGCGGCTCGTCGCCCCCGGCGCGATACCCGTGGCGGGGGCGGGTCCCGAGCCCGCCCCCGCCTCCGCACGCCCCTGGACCCGCCCGCTGCTGATCTCCGTCACCGCCCTCGCCGCGATGGCCGTGCTCACCCTGGCCACGATCGTGCAGTCCCCGTCGGCGAAGGCGGGCTCCGACACCGGGTCGACCGCCGACGCGTCCACCCCGAAGGCCACCGCGACCCGGACCACCACTCCGTCGGCAGCCGCGGCCACCACCACGCCGAGCACCGCCCCCACCGCCACCTCGGACCCGGCCGCCGCGGCCGCGACCCGGACCACCGCCGGTGCCGACGCCGCCGTGACCGCGGCGGTCCGCGCCCTCGGCGTCAGCGGCAACGTGTCGGTCGCGGTCACCGAAGCCGGCGCGGGTACGACCGCCGGTGTGGACGCGGACACCGGCACGGCCACCGGAACCGTCACTCCCGTCACCGGCGCCTACGCGACCGGGGCGACCTCCTACGACACCGCGAGCATCGTCAAGGTGGACATCCTCGCCACACTGCTGCTCCAGGACCAGAAGGCCGGCACCCACCTGACGGCCACCCAGAAGACCCTGGCCACCGCGATGATCGAGCAGAGCGACAACGACGCGGCGCTCGACCTGTGGCACGACATCGGCCGCGGCGCCGGCCTGGCCACCGCCAACGCGTCGTTCGGGCTGGACCACACCGTCGGCGGCGACGGCGACCTGTGGGGGCTGACCCAGACCACCGCGAGCGACCAGATCGCCCTGCTGCACGCGGTGTTCGACAGCGACTCGCCCCTGTCCTCGTCCTCCCGCGCCTACATCTCCGGCCTGATGGGGTCGGTGGTCGACGGCGAGCGGTGGGGCGTGTCGGCCGCCGACTCCGACAGCTCCGGCTACGCCCTGAAGAACGGCTGGCTCCAGCGCAGCGCCACCGGACTGTGGGACATCAACAGCATCGGCGAGGTGAGCTACGACGGGAACTCCCTGCTGGTGAGCGTGCTGTCGTCCGGGCAGCAGAGCGAGCAGGGCGGCATCGACCAGGTCGAGCGGGTCGCGGCGGCGGCGGCCCGGGCCTACGTCGCCGCCGCCTGA
- a CDS encoding 5-carboxymethyl-2-hydroxymuconate Delta-isomerase, with product MPHSIVEYSANLADTFDRPLFAKGLHEALVRIAGGRAGGCKTRFVRLDETYIADGSPHYSMVHAQVSILSGRSTQVRRELAEAVLAVLRDTVRPLPEAELQVSVDVRELDGDTYARHDTPAQERS from the coding sequence ATGCCGCACAGCATCGTGGAGTACTCCGCCAACCTCGCCGACACCTTCGACCGCCCGCTGTTCGCCAAGGGCCTGCACGAGGCCCTCGTGCGGATCGCCGGCGGCCGCGCCGGCGGCTGCAAGACCCGCTTCGTCCGGCTCGACGAGACGTACATCGCCGACGGCTCGCCGCACTACTCGATGGTGCACGCCCAGGTCAGCATCCTGTCCGGGCGCAGCACGCAGGTGCGCCGCGAACTGGCCGAGGCCGTGCTCGCGGTGCTGCGCGACACTGTCCGGCCGCTGCCGGAGGCGGAACTGCAAGTGTCCGTCGACGTGCGCGAACTGGACGGCGACACGTACGCCCGCCACGACACGCCGGCGCAGGAGCGGTCATGA
- a CDS encoding extracellular solute-binding protein: protein MRRGISVVAMAAAIVLGATACGGSSGSGQDSGKAKDPAQVSGTVTYWDTSDAKVEAPTYKALIADFEKKYPKIKVNYQNVDFTTVEQKFKTSAQSGKGAPDVIRTDVGLIPEYASLHYIAPLDGTAALTGTGDFVAGPLNTTKYEGRSYAVPSVTDTLGLLYNKKLFTQAGITAPPTTWDEMIADSAKIKAKTGVTGTYMNPDSYFLLPFLFGEGADLADPTAKKVTVNSPEAVKAVTEAKKIYDTSSLKIDFANAYDNMQTSFKTGKVAMLIQGPWSVGDDLTGSAFKDTANLGYAPVPAGSTGKPLAPTGGQDLAVYQGSKNLPAAYLFTQFMTSTASQAEIAVKNGTLPTRTSAYTAEVLKSPQIAGFKPILDTARPRVALPQVGSLFTPLQQEYIKILQGKASVQGGLDSAAKQFGKLLPDYAVQ, encoded by the coding sequence ATGCGACGCGGCATATCCGTCGTGGCGATGGCCGCGGCCATCGTCCTCGGTGCCACCGCCTGCGGTGGCAGCAGCGGCAGTGGCCAGGACAGCGGCAAGGCGAAGGACCCCGCCCAGGTGTCGGGCACGGTCACCTACTGGGACACCTCCGACGCGAAGGTCGAGGCACCGACCTACAAGGCGCTGATCGCCGACTTCGAGAAGAAGTACCCGAAGATCAAGGTGAACTACCAGAACGTCGACTTCACCACCGTCGAGCAGAAGTTCAAGACCTCGGCGCAGAGCGGCAAGGGCGCGCCCGACGTGATCAGGACCGACGTCGGGCTGATCCCGGAGTACGCCTCGCTGCACTACATCGCCCCGCTCGACGGCACCGCCGCCCTCACCGGCACCGGCGACTTCGTGGCCGGCCCGCTCAACACCACCAAGTACGAGGGCAGGTCGTACGCGGTGCCGTCCGTCACCGACACGCTCGGCCTGCTCTACAACAAGAAGCTGTTCACCCAGGCCGGGATCACCGCGCCGCCGACCACCTGGGACGAGATGATCGCGGACTCCGCGAAGATCAAGGCGAAGACCGGCGTCACCGGCACCTACATGAACCCGGACTCCTACTTCCTGCTGCCGTTCCTCTTCGGCGAGGGCGCCGACCTGGCCGACCCGACCGCGAAGAAGGTCACCGTCAACTCCCCCGAGGCGGTCAAGGCGGTCACCGAGGCGAAGAAGATCTACGACACGTCGTCGCTGAAGATCGACTTCGCCAACGCCTACGACAACATGCAGACGTCGTTCAAGACCGGCAAGGTCGCCATGCTGATCCAGGGGCCCTGGTCGGTGGGCGACGACCTGACCGGCTCGGCCTTCAAGGACACCGCCAACCTCGGCTACGCCCCGGTGCCGGCCGGCTCCACCGGCAAGCCGCTCGCCCCGACCGGCGGCCAGGACCTGGCGGTCTACCAGGGCTCGAAGAACCTGCCCGCGGCCTACCTGTTCACCCAGTTCATGACCTCCACGGCCAGCCAGGCGGAGATCGCCGTGAAGAACGGCACGCTGCCCACCCGCACCTCGGCGTACACCGCCGAGGTGCTGAAGAGCCCGCAGATCGCCGGGTTCAAGCCGATCCTGGACACCGCCCGCCCGCGCGTGGCGCTCCCCCAGGTCGGCAGCCTCTTCACCCCGCTCCAGCAGGAGTACATCAAGATCCTCCAGGGCAAGGCGAGCGTTCAGGGCGGACTGGACTCCGCGGCCAAGCAGTTCGGCAAGCTGCTGCCGGACTACGCGGTGCAGTAG
- a CDS encoding carbohydrate ABC transporter permease, translating into MTTATVERAERPGRPARSKEPGPGLLKSIARAWDRHWYAWAMVAPVVIVLGVLVLYPLGYGVYLSFTNATAQNVATDIGPVHVPASYHFVGLHNYWQILSGQDGDFYPRLEWTVIWTVACVGITYSIGLGMAVLLNRPMRFRLAYRLALILPWAVPAFVGVFAWRLMFNSQYGVFNDVINVVGLPSQDWLGTPFAQKVAVIIVNVWCGVPFMMVAILGGLQSIPNELYEAAEMDGASPLQRFTNVTVPGLRPVTSTVVLLSTVWTFNMFPIIYLLLGSNTSGDTDILVTFAYEKAFVGISDYAGAASYGIVILLILVAFSTFYRSRIKTEQS; encoded by the coding sequence ATGACCACCGCCACCGTAGAACGGGCCGAGCGCCCCGGCCGCCCCGCGCGGTCCAAGGAACCCGGGCCCGGCCTGCTGAAGTCGATCGCGCGCGCCTGGGACCGGCACTGGTACGCCTGGGCGATGGTCGCCCCGGTCGTCATCGTGCTGGGCGTCCTGGTGCTGTACCCCCTCGGCTACGGCGTCTACCTGTCCTTCACCAACGCCACCGCGCAGAACGTCGCCACCGACATCGGCCCCGTGCACGTGCCGGCCAGCTACCACTTCGTCGGGCTGCACAACTACTGGCAGATCCTCTCCGGCCAGGACGGCGACTTCTACCCGCGACTGGAGTGGACGGTGATCTGGACCGTCGCCTGCGTCGGGATCACCTACTCCATCGGCCTGGGCATGGCGGTGCTGCTCAACCGGCCGATGCGGTTCCGGCTGGCCTACCGGCTCGCGCTGATCCTGCCCTGGGCGGTGCCCGCCTTCGTCGGCGTCTTCGCCTGGCGGCTGATGTTCAACTCGCAGTACGGCGTCTTCAACGACGTCATCAACGTCGTCGGGCTGCCCTCCCAGGACTGGCTGGGCACCCCCTTCGCGCAGAAGGTCGCCGTCATCATCGTCAACGTCTGGTGCGGCGTGCCGTTCATGATGGTGGCGATCCTCGGCGGCCTCCAGTCCATCCCGAACGAGCTGTACGAGGCCGCGGAGATGGATGGCGCCTCGCCGCTCCAGCGCTTCACGAACGTGACGGTGCCCGGACTGCGCCCGGTGACCAGCACGGTGGTCCTGCTGAGCACCGTGTGGACGTTCAACATGTTCCCGATCATCTACCTGCTGCTGGGCAGCAACACCAGCGGCGACACCGACATCCTGGTGACCTTCGCCTACGAGAAGGCGTTCGTCGGCATCTCCGACTACGCGGGCGCCGCCTCCTACGGCATCGTCATCCTGCTGATCCTGGTGGCCTTCTCCACCTTCTACCGCAGCCGCATCAAGACCGAGCAGAGCTGA
- the glnII gene encoding glutamine synthetase: MTYKAEYIWIDGTTPTAKLRSKTRILADGAELPIWGFDGSSTNQAEGHASDRVLKPVATFADPIRGGEDKLVLCEVFNIDGTPHESNTRAALREVAEKFADQESLFGIEQEYTFFQGSRPLGFPENGFPAPQGGYYCGVGADEIFGRPVVEKHLENCLAAGLGISGINAEVMPGQWEFQVGPLSPLDVSDHLWVARWLLYRTAEDFGVSATLDPKPAKGDWNGAGAHTNFSTKKMRESYDAIIEAAESLGRDDKPLEHIKNYGSGVEHRLTGAHETAPWNEYSYGVSNRGASVRIPWQVEVDQKGYIEDRRPNANIDPYVVTRLIVDTCGSALEKAGLV, encoded by the coding sequence GTGACCTACAAGGCTGAGTACATCTGGATAGACGGCACCACGCCGACGGCCAAGCTCCGCTCGAAGACGAGGATCCTCGCGGACGGCGCCGAGCTGCCGATCTGGGGCTTCGACGGCTCCAGCACCAACCAGGCCGAGGGCCACGCCTCGGACCGCGTACTCAAGCCGGTCGCCACCTTCGCCGACCCGATCCGCGGCGGCGAGGACAAGCTCGTGCTGTGCGAGGTCTTCAACATCGACGGCACCCCGCACGAGTCGAACACGCGCGCCGCCCTGCGCGAGGTCGCCGAGAAGTTCGCCGACCAGGAGTCGCTGTTCGGCATCGAGCAGGAGTACACGTTCTTCCAGGGCTCGCGCCCCCTCGGCTTCCCGGAGAACGGCTTCCCGGCGCCCCAGGGCGGCTACTACTGCGGCGTCGGCGCCGACGAGATCTTCGGCCGCCCGGTGGTCGAGAAGCACCTGGAGAACTGCCTGGCCGCGGGCCTGGGCATCTCCGGCATCAACGCCGAGGTGATGCCGGGCCAGTGGGAGTTCCAGGTCGGCCCGCTCAGCCCGCTGGACGTCTCCGACCACCTCTGGGTCGCGCGCTGGCTGCTCTACCGCACCGCCGAGGACTTCGGCGTCTCCGCCACCCTCGACCCCAAGCCCGCCAAGGGCGACTGGAACGGCGCGGGCGCGCACACCAACTTCTCCACCAAGAAGATGCGCGAGAGCTACGACGCGATCATCGAGGCGGCGGAGTCGCTGGGCCGCGACGACAAGCCGCTGGAGCACATCAAGAACTACGGCTCCGGCGTCGAGCACCGCCTCACCGGCGCCCACGAGACCGCCCCGTGGAACGAGTACAGCTACGGCGTCTCCAACCGCGGCGCGTCCGTGCGCATCCCGTGGCAGGTCGAGGTGGACCAGAAGGGCTACATCGAGGACCGCCGCCCGAACGCGAACATCGACCCGTACGTGGTGACGCGGCTGATCGTGGACACCTGCGGCAGCGCGCTGGAGAAGGCCGGCCTGGTCTGA
- a CDS encoding IS4 family transposase, whose translation MEQAAISGTVGVATGVFAPGHIGELTGIVPFEMVDEVLAATGAVQRRVRLVPARVTVYLLLAGALFAGLGYGQVFERLCAGLPGPAPVRPSGSALRQARQRLGPAPLKALFDLVRGPAATTAAAGMWRGLRVVAVDGTLLPVPDAAANLAAFTRQRLGNGISGYPQLRLALLVACGTRSVIGAAFGPASIGELEYARRLAGDLRTGMLLLGDRMFASAALLNQWAATGADLLVRCKTNRKLPPVARCRDGSTLARIGALTVRVIDAEITVRTADGTRTGHYRLLTTLTDPATHPAAELVRLYHERWEIETAYAELKSTMLGGRVLRARTPAGVEQEVWALLTAYQALRTAMTDATDSIPGTDPDRAGFTTALSAARDQLVLAAGVTTATDIDLVGTIGRHILAHLLPTRRVRTKDRIVKRAISKYNARGPAIDRTTHQATISIHMLTTSP comes from the coding sequence TTGGAACAGGCTGCCATATCAGGGACGGTCGGGGTAGCGACTGGTGTGTTCGCGCCGGGGCACATCGGCGAGCTGACCGGGATCGTGCCGTTCGAAATGGTCGATGAGGTACTGGCGGCCACGGGCGCGGTGCAGCGCAGGGTGCGGCTGGTGCCGGCTCGGGTCACGGTCTACCTGCTGCTGGCCGGGGCGTTGTTCGCCGGGTTGGGCTACGGGCAGGTCTTCGAGCGGTTGTGTGCCGGGCTACCGGGCCCGGCGCCGGTCCGCCCCAGCGGCAGTGCGCTGCGCCAGGCCCGTCAGCGGCTGGGGCCGGCACCGCTGAAAGCACTGTTCGACCTGGTGCGGGGGCCTGCTGCCACGACCGCAGCCGCCGGGATGTGGCGGGGGCTGAGGGTGGTCGCGGTCGACGGCACCCTGCTGCCCGTCCCGGACGCTGCGGCCAACCTCGCGGCGTTCACCCGGCAGCGGCTGGGCAACGGGATCTCGGGCTATCCGCAGCTGCGGCTGGCCCTGCTGGTCGCCTGCGGGACCCGCTCGGTGATCGGGGCCGCCTTCGGCCCGGCCTCGATCGGCGAGCTGGAGTACGCCCGCCGCCTGGCGGGGGACCTGCGCACGGGGATGCTGCTCCTGGGCGACCGCATGTTCGCCTCGGCCGCGCTGCTGAACCAGTGGGCCGCCACTGGTGCCGACCTGCTGGTGCGCTGCAAAACGAACCGGAAACTGCCACCGGTGGCCCGCTGCCGCGACGGCTCGACGCTGGCCCGGATCGGTGCGCTGACCGTCCGCGTCATCGACGCCGAGATCACCGTCCGCACCGCCGACGGCACCCGCACCGGCCACTACCGGCTGCTGACCACCCTCACCGACCCCGCAACCCACCCGGCCGCCGAACTCGTCCGGCTCTACCACGAGCGCTGGGAGATCGAGACCGCCTACGCGGAGCTGAAGTCCACGATGCTGGGCGGACGCGTCCTGCGGGCCCGCACCCCGGCGGGCGTCGAGCAGGAAGTCTGGGCCCTGCTGACCGCCTACCAGGCACTACGGACCGCGATGACCGATGCCACCGACAGCATCCCGGGCACCGACCCGGACCGGGCCGGCTTCACCACCGCCCTCTCCGCCGCCCGGGACCAGCTCGTCCTGGCCGCCGGCGTCACCACCGCCACCGACATCGACCTCGTCGGCACCATCGGCCGCCACATCCTGGCCCACCTCCTACCCACCCGGCGGGTCCGCACCAAAGACCGCATCGTCAAACGAGCGATCTCCAAATACAACGCACGAGGACCCGCCATCGACCGGACCACCCACCAAGCCACCATCAGCATCCACATGCTCACAACCAGCCCTTGA
- a CDS encoding Gfo/Idh/MocA family protein translates to MRVGLFGTGPWATRAHAPALAAHPGVELAGVWGRRPEAAEQLAREFGGRAYGDADALIGDVDAVAIALPPDLQAPLAAKAARAGRHLLLDKPLAATVEDAREVVAAVEGAGVRSVVFFTMRFDAGTSAWIERQAAAGQWFTGRADWYGAVFGGDTGPYADSPWRREKGGLWDVGPHALSVLLPVLGDATEVHAARGGGDLVHLTLRHASGASSTSVLTLTSPPPGAGVAIEFRGAPGIATFPDGVSGPATDALARAIDALAGGEPHACDARFGLRVTEILAAAERALDA, encoded by the coding sequence CTGCGGGTGGGGCTGTTCGGCACCGGACCGTGGGCGACCAGGGCGCACGCCCCGGCGCTGGCCGCCCACCCGGGCGTCGAGCTCGCCGGGGTGTGGGGCCGCAGGCCGGAGGCCGCCGAGCAGCTCGCCCGCGAGTTCGGCGGGCGCGCGTACGGCGACGCGGACGCGCTGATCGGCGACGTGGACGCGGTGGCGATCGCCCTGCCGCCCGACCTCCAGGCCCCGCTGGCCGCGAAGGCGGCGCGCGCCGGCCGGCACCTGCTGCTGGACAAGCCGCTGGCGGCGACCGTCGAGGACGCGCGCGAGGTGGTCGCGGCGGTGGAGGGCGCCGGGGTGCGCTCGGTGGTGTTCTTCACGATGCGCTTCGACGCGGGCACGTCCGCGTGGATCGAACGGCAGGCGGCGGCCGGGCAGTGGTTCACCGGCCGCGCCGACTGGTACGGCGCGGTCTTCGGCGGCGACACCGGCCCCTACGCCGACTCGCCGTGGCGGCGGGAGAAGGGCGGGCTGTGGGACGTCGGCCCGCACGCCCTGTCGGTGCTGCTGCCGGTGCTCGGCGACGCCACCGAGGTGCACGCCGCCCGCGGCGGCGGGGACCTGGTCCACCTGACGCTGCGGCACGCCTCCGGCGCGTCGAGCACCTCCGTCCTGACACTGACCTCGCCGCCGCCCGGCGCCGGCGTGGCGATCGAGTTCCGCGGCGCTCCGGGGATCGCCACGTTCCCCGACGGCGTCAGCGGCCCGGCGACCGACGCGTTGGCGCGCGCGATCGACGCGCTGGCCGGCGGTGAACCGCACGCGTGCGACGCCCGGTTCGGGCTGCGCGTCACCGAGATCCTGGCCGCGGCCGAGCGGGCGCTCGACGCGTAG